The following are encoded together in the Phaseolus vulgaris cultivar G19833 chromosome 9, P. vulgaris v2.0, whole genome shotgun sequence genome:
- the LOC137821553 gene encoding protein PHLOEM PROTEIN 2-LIKE A10-like: MDLPLLRNGLHFSPRNKKYLLLIAFFGASGYAAYRAYNSPYVAQKRHRVAKLLRTFVTVAELISDSAHSVTVISNDLHRFLASDSDEIPTSLKQLAKIAKSKEFSASLARVSEAVTIGILLGCNSLAGNDNNGIAPSEITAEASRFSDRVLEKLFSKAGTGFVSVVVGSFARNLVLGFYGAESMGERSQSVVPRWVDAICDERCGKFIGDCVQIFVSTAVAVFLDKTMDVNTYDEMFAGLSNPKHQEKVKGILVSMCNGAVETFVRTSHQVLSNRSERSNSGLSMSSVVVPASEDGCLKQEVFLQQVRIGSSVGGPQDVGWLEQIKSTLAVPANRRFVLDVTGRVTLETVRSFVAFLMWRISDGFKSSVGKVHDEVVNRGLEVVRYIGAKSSVIFTLCLALYLHIVGGSRIVLPA; this comes from the coding sequence ATGGACCTTCCGCTTCTCAGGAACGGTCTCCATTTTTCtccaagaaataaaaaatacctTCTCCTAATTGCCTTCTTCGGTGCCTCCGGTTACGCCGCCTACAGGGCTTACAATTCACCCTATGTCGCTCAAAAACGCCACCGTGTTGCCAAGCTCCTCAGAACCTTCGTTACCGTCGCCGAGTTGATTTCCGATTCTGCACACTCCGTTACCGTTATCTCTAACGACTTGCACCGATTCCTTGCTTCTGATTCCGACGAGATCCCCACCAGTTTGAAGCAGTTAGCGAAAATCGCCAAATCGAAGGAATTCTCAGCGTCGCTGGCTAGGGTTTCCGAGGCTGTGACCATTGGGATTTTGTTAGGGTGTAACTCACTGGCGGGTAATGATAATAACGGTATTGCTCCCTCGGAAATCACCGCGGAAGCTTCTAGATTCTCGGATAGGGTCTTAGAGAAGCTTTTCTCGAAGGCTGGGACGGGTTTTGTGTCCGTTGTGGTTGGGAGCTTTGCGAGGAACTTGGTTTTGGGTTTCTATGGTGCTGAATCGATGGGGGAGAGGTCTCAATCGGTGGTTCCTAGATGGGTGGATGCGATTTGTGACGAGAGGTGTGGCAAGTTTATTGGGGATTGTGTGCAGATTTTTGTGAGCACTGCGGTTGCTGTTTTTCTTGATAAGACAATGGATGTGAATACCTATGATGAAATGTTTGCCGGTTTGTCGAATCCCAAGCATCAGGAAAAGGTGAAGGGGATTTTAGTTTCCATGTGTAATGGTGCTGTTGAGACTTTTGTCAGAACTTCGCACCAGGTTTTGTCAAACCGGAGTGAGAGGTCGAATTCGGGTTTATCTATGTCTTCTGTTGTTGTTCCAGCAAGTGAAGATGGGTGCCTGAAACAGGAGGTTTTTCTGCAGCAGGTCAGGATTGGAAGCTCGGTTGGGGGGCCTCAGGATGTTGGGTGGCTTGAACAGATTAAGTCAACGCTGGCGGTGCCGGCAAACCGAAGGTTTGTGCTTGATGTCACGGGGAGGGTAACGCTTGAAACGGTGAGGTCATTTGTGGCGTTTTTGATGTGGAGAATATCAGATGGATTCAAAAGTAGTGTTGGTAAGGTTCATGATGAGGTAGTGAACAGAGGACTGGAAGTGGTAAGATATATTGGAGCCAAGTCATCGGTTATTTTTACCTTGTGTCTTGCTTTGTATTTGCATATTGTGGGTGGTAGTAGGATTGTTTTGCCTGCTTAG